ACAAGGTCAAGGGACTGTGGCTTTTCCGCGGCCAAGAAATTCCTCAATTTGTTATTGATGAGTGCTATGACATGGAACTGTATGAGTGGAAGAAAGTTGACCTTTCAGATGAAGCCCAAAAGGAGCGTGTCAACCAGATGATTGAAGACTATGAGCCTTTTGAAGGAGAGCCTCTTTTGGATGCTAAGTGCTTTAAGTGAAGTATATCTTTTATCATTTAACttacgtttttttttttgtctgcattcgaatttgttttaaaaaatttttattttggtaGTAATTTTGTATCTTTGTTTGGACAGATTTGAGTCTAGCTTTTTGTGATTTTACATAGTAAAACTTTGCTCTTGCGCCTCTTATGTCCTCATAAACATACTGCTCAATTGGTATTTGGTGCACTTCGATTATAAGTATAATTTTGTTGTTGATATTGCTGTGTTGTGTGTATGATTTGGTTTTCTAACAACCAACCTTGAAGGTCATTGCCCAAGTGGGGAGAGTATTCCAGCACTCGGGAAATGACTCGTAAAGGGAAAGTAAAATGCGTTAATAATTATAGATATAAGAGATAAAGTACAGAATGTGGCATTCTCCATCtggttaaatattttaatcagaTGGGGGTTTTACAGGTTTATAGATCTCTAAATTATGATCTCAAAAGCAGAGAGTTTAGGCACCATTATGAAAATTTGCGATTGTAAGAAATTCGTTATGTGGGGTTcatcaaattgaattttataaaattgttgaAGTGTATTAATGCACTTGCTTTAAAATATgaagtaaatttttttctttttaaaagaaaagagatgAAATAGCAGTCTACTGTATTAATTATTATGAGGATGCATTTTCCTATAATATAAATGGATGAGAATATATAGATGATAACATCGTGTCatgtaaaaaaatcataatttttttggttaaaaaataaatcataaagtTAGATCTTAAATTGTCTTGAAATATTTTGAGCTGAGGgaactaaattttcattttgctagttataaatatttaatttgtacATTAATTCaatcaaataatttactatattacccttatttaattttaaaattttacgaCTGTTTTCTATAACATCTTTTTAgtaatttcaattaataaaaagtacactcatcaattatttattatttaaatatttatcaattatttatatatacttaATTAAAGAtgcaattatttaaaattttaaagtattcaTAAACTGATTTTACAAATTAAACATTCTCAATAAGGTATAAAAATTTGTAGTGGTAAGTGGTAAGTGTATCTGATTTTTATATGAAtgttttttattgtattttttaatttctaatttttatttaaaatatatatatatatatatatatatatatatatatatatatgtatataaaatataaaaaacttcataaatcaattaaaattaaccCCTAAATTGGCTTAATCATAATATAGAATTAACTTATTAGTCAACCAAATAAATCACCAATAATGTTTCTGCTTCTCCGAGGACTCATACCCTCTCATATACATCTCTCTATCTAGCGTTTGGAATCGCTGAGCCATTGGAGGATCTAAATCAAGTGATGGTGAAGCTAACCAGCATTTATATCGACATCTATTCTTTGGTATATGTGATCCACGATATGGGCAACCTGGAGCATGCTCCATTTCAGATTCTTTCCTCCTAATCTCTTCTTGGTTTTGCTTCGTGGTTTGGGGATTGGATGCTTGTTGCTTCAATTGGGTTGGTCGTCTTTTTCTTGGATAATCATCATCATCGCAACAGCAACAACAGCATAAATGGTAGCACGTGTCATTATGAGGATcatgctttctattattattattattattatctacgTTAATGCACATGATACAGCAAATTTTGTCCTGTTCAAAAACCATTAGTTTGTTAGTACAAGGAGATTAGCTATACAATCTTCCAATTTACAACCGTAGAGAATCAAAGTCACCCTATAACACTCAAAAGTTTAGCCTAACAATaagtaaatttaattcaattttaaaaggcttcagatttaaatttaaatttaatacaattatactaaattaattatataaaaatataatttcaatttattagaTTTGagccaattaaaattttaattaactagactaataaaaaaattaatttctcaacTTCTTTTTGAAGAACAAGAGGCTAAATAtaagaatatattaaaattaaatttacatttaacctacttttatttaaaaattaaaattttatggagAACCATCTTTGCCTACCCCTTAACTCCATCACTGTCCTCTTtccttcatttaaaaaataaaaataaaaaacaaaagctGCCATAACATACAAACAAAAAATTTTGGAGCAAATCAAAactaatgaaagaaaaaaaagaattgcAATTAAGCTCTTACCCAAGAGCATAAATCGCGACAACTTTCATCGCCATCACAATCATTGCAGCGGCAGCAGCAACAACAATCGCAATCACAATCCACATCGCCAAAATCACAGTCACAATCAAGATCATCCATGGAGATTATTTTCTCTTGAACTGAGAAAGATAGGGAAACCAAAAGGAAAGGTTTGAGACTATGAAAGTAGaggaaatataaaattaaatgagatgggtagagaataaATGGCTTTATAAGTTTGGTGTTTTATAGATGGAATATATATATCTCAAATCGAAATCCTTTGCGTTTATCTATTTTGAGTTTTGGTGGATTTTCAAGTTGGAAAGGAATTTGGCTTTCGGTTTCTTTTTCTGGTGTCGGATAATAATGTGAAATTGAAGCAGGATCTTTCCATCTTCTTCGAGTACAtggaatatagaaaaattaatggccgactatcaaaattattttgatttgattataaaaatatagtaaaataagAATttgtagagaaaaataaattatgagtatAAACAATATATAAGTACTTGCTGACTTAATTCGGTTGTAATTGAACCATAGAGTTGCAggttaatttcaaattatctATCTCTTTAATACTGTAAATATAATATCAATATATgtaatattacataataatcatttaaaaaaaaatcatgatttATACTTAAAAAAGACGTGTGGTAAACATCTGattaaataatatgtttttattgAGAAAAACAAGATTCAAATAATTCAGTTCAGTCTCAAATCGATTTAATTCGTCAAAATTTATTCTCTCAACTACTACAGAATGAGACTCCATAAAAATTTACCGTTAACGATTATAATCTAATAGATTTCCTTTATGTCTATAATCAGAAGATCCCGATCAATTAACCGGCAAGATCTTATATCAATGAATTAGCTAcgtcattattaatttttaaaaaatactataattaattcCACTCTTAcggtataaaaattaaaaattactctTGAATTCAAAATATTACGATTTTCTCACCGTTCTCTTCAATTTACTTATTTGAGCATCTAAATGATTATTGTGATActaatatttttctcttttttgtcTTGCGGAATTAATCAATTACGGTATAACTTTATTTAATGGATCAATACAAtcccatttttttattttttatatcattaaaGAATTAGTGTTTTATAGGATCtagtattaaataattaattatatcaataaagaattaaataattaattaatattaactaAGTATTGTTTTGTAGGATCtagtattaaatatatatatatatacacacgaAATTACTGTTATATAATAGAACTttttaaaggaaaataaaataaaaaatgattatattttaatttatttaataattttttatctcaaattatttttcattttaaaatttttaagatagtattaattattattattatttatatattcttgctatttttatgtcatttaagaagtattttaataaattattatattttttttctaaaaaattaagattattaattaattttattgatttaagaGTATAAATCTTAAACTATAAATATTGTAGATGAAAGTAATAAtgcttttttaaatatattaatatcacatatttatatttaaattcataaaaataaaaatcaaacgaAAACTTTCTTAATATTTAGGATGATAGAGTTGAATGTATGCAATTGCTAGAATTAATAAAGGGTcggaatgaaattaaaaaatcgatagaattgatttaatttaaaattttagtttgaatttttatttattttagttcggtttgatttttaatttcaaaaatttttattattttagttcggttcgattcgattttgatagaaaaataaaaaaaatgaatcgaactgattagtgataataatatattattttcaataatatatggagaaaattaaaatattttaattaaattttaaaatattaaaaataaagtataaaaaataaaaaatttattaaaaatttaaatctatcaaattgaaattgaatgGAACTGAATCAGACCAATTCATTTTGAATTGATTTCTGATCAAtatcgattcggtttaattttcataaatactaaaattttaattttttatttattcgattcggtttgattttaaatcgaaccgatcgaATACTCACCCCTTATGAGTTACGTTTTAAATATCAATTTctaaataaacttaaaataatattttaattgaaaaaatacttattattgtttagattaattttatgaataatgacttttttttttttgcatgtttttgcaaaGTAGTGCATGCtttcttaatataaatatatatgactctctctatataatataattttatattaaaatatttaataaatttaaatattttaattatattaaaatttaaaaattaaaatataatttatttaaaaatagaaagcacaatttttaataaataaataaaatgcaatgaaatgaaatgaaataCAGTGCAGAGAGGACAAGTTGAAAATAATAGAAACATTGGGCGCAACGGCACAAAAACAACGCATAtagtaaattttatcttttgaaAAATAGGTAGCTTAAAGTTGCAGCTTTCAGGAGACAGCGATCTCTCCACCTTCGCCGAGGATAATTTATTGAAGACAAAATCTCTGGGAAACAGAGGGAAGGAGGAATGAGTCCAATCTTAAGAACCAGAGAAATGAGTTTGTGTTCCTTGATATTGTTTTTTGCTTCAATTTCTCTGCAATTCATTTCAGGTTCGTCTTTTAGatcccttttttctttttttccaatTTGTTTAGATATGTTCATTCTGTTgtcattcattaattttatgcaTTTTCTTATATTTCAAAGTAAATCTGTAATTTGGTTAATTTTGCCATACCCCCTTTAGAAATTTGATTAGATGAAATTAAAACAAAGATTTTTTTGGACGGTTTCTTAGATTGGATTGGGGAATGGAAAGGAAAAGTTGGGCTCATAAGTTTTTAGCAAATCAGAAACTATCCAATTTTCTGAATTCAAAAGTTTATATTTATGTGTTAACAGAAATGGCATAGTTGTATTTGGTATGGGTGTTGTAGTGACATCATTCAAATGGGTTTGCTTTAGGACCATGACAACACTTCGTGAGATATGCTTTGATTAAATCACTAGTTTGATCCTGAATCCTTGTGATAAATCCATTAACTTTATACAGACTGGTGAGAAGGATTTATTAGCCTAGTAATAACATTtgaaataatatttgatttctGGCTGGGACTTTGTTAAGCTGGTGACAGGTAAAGATTTTTCCCCCTAATTTGTAACTTTACTGCAGTATACTTCAAAAGGAACAATGCTTAATTTGCTGCTATCATTAAAATCTTTAAGAATGCAAGTACTCGCTTATCTCTGTATTTTGAGTGCTTCAGAATCAGATCTCTCCCTTTCCAGGTATCTCTTATAACTTATTTGGTCCCAAATTTCCTCTTTTTAGGTACTTCTGATGATCCATCTAGTTCCAAAAATGGCTCAAAAGCCAATGCTCATACTTCTTCTGGTAGCAATTCTGGGAGAAAGATTGTCATCATACTTCTTCTTATATTTATGGCAGTAGGGCTGTTTtcatttttccttttcaaattttggcaaaagaagaaaagagaagaacagTATGCTCGTCTTCTCAAGTTGTTTGAAGAGGATGATGAGCTTGAGGTTGAACTGGGACTGCGGGATTGATGCTTGGAATGTTAAAATCACATCCATTGTAGTTTGAGGTGCGTCTATTAATTGTATGTCTCTAGTCCCAGATGGTGACATTTTATTGTTTCTTTGTTAATTTGCTTTACACGAAGTTTGGTTAAGGGTTGATGCTTAAACTGATGAATTAAATTGGAAGGAGATGACACTTTTGGGCTTAGTGAAGACCTGCCCTAGTCTACTGCTCAATCAAAGTTGCAGTCCATGTGTACCAAATGGTCAGATGGTCTTCAAATTGTTTCACTAGTTATTATACATAGTTTTCTATCttttcctctcttttttttttcccattaaTTAGTGAACGCGGATAAGCATAATGAAAGAATAAGCAAATAGAAGGAAAGTGTGTATTAGTTTAGAGGTTGCTAGCTGCATGTATGAATGTTGCTAGCAACTGAGAAAAAGAAGCTGAAtgcttaattatattattagggATTGCTAAATACATATGAATGTCCAGTGTGTCTCATCCTTGTATTTGCTCCATGTCTATCTGACTTCCTGTTAGACCTGAGCACCTGGATTTATCAATCATCATTTTTCTTCTACAACACCCAGCCTCTGACTCTTTTATCCATTGTCGTTTGATGTGGAAGCGTGATGGCTTCTGGGTTTTGTCTCCTCTCCCTTGTAGTTGCTCGCTGTTCTAATACAAATATCTGCTTGTATTTGTTaagattttcttcttttttgctttgtctcttttattaaagaattgGTAAATGGTATTGTGAACAATCTTTCTCACCGAGAACAGTCTTTTCTGTACTTACAGTAAATACTGAGTGTATATTCAGCCACTAATGTCCCTGCAAGGTCAGCataattatttttgcatattttgtatAAGTATCTATCGTTTTGCTCCATTCCCATGGCCTAACATGGAAGAAAGGATAAGGAGACGGATGAGAATTTTGTTCTTATCAATGATCTATGTGATTTAGAAGCTTCTGCTGAACACAGCTATTCTATTTTTTGCATTCAAATCTGTAAGCATCAATGTATCACATGTAATTCAGATGCTTCTGCTAAATACAAGCTATTCTATTATATGTCGTTCAAATTTACAAGTCATTACTCCTTTCCTCGTTATCCTACATTTAGAACTTTTTTGGCATTCCATTCTAGAGAGAGTTTTctaacattttttttattgatggtATTTCACTTTGGTTGCTGATAGTTTCCAATTTTGTCTTTGATGTGCAGGCTGAAATGGAAATATTTCTAGGAAAACTTCTTACCCTGAGTGCCATGATATGGTATGTCGGGATGTCCTGGTTAGAAGTTAGCTGTTTTTCAGTCACAGTGCTGTAATCAATTATCCAAATTAGAACTTGTAATGAATATGAATCCTTTAGAGTATTTACAGAAGAGGACATAAGATGTGTGAAGGGTCTCAGTTCCAGATTGTAAAAAAACTATTCATTCCAATAGACATTGAAGTTGTATAAGAGTCAAGAGTTTCAACTGACGATTCTTGAATAGCAGGCGGAAAGGACAAGTGATTCAACTCACACTCTGGGTTCTGGAGGTCAGATCAGGTTCAGTTCAAGATTTTGGTATCTGCTATATTTGACGCAATATTTTCCACTGTAGTGTGAGTTCGTCGGCACACTCTTCATCTTTTCCTTGTTTAGAGAAGGTGTTTTCTCATTTCCTCGTAGCATGGCTGCATTTATTTTGCTGAGTTACTGTGATCTACACTGTTCCCTGAATTacccttttttaatttttttcctttttcatgtTCAAATTGAGTTTGAAGTTTATATGAAAGTGTGGATTCTCCATTGAACTGTATTAATGCCTCTTGGGTATCAAGGCCCCATCTTTGGCACAATGTATATGGCTGTATGGTATTACTTGGAAGTTTTACTGATATCTTTGAACTTATACCAGGGGTATTGTGGAATTAGAATAGGCCTGTAAGAGCATTGAATCCCAAGTTATTATGGATAGTTTACTGTGGATTTGTAGCTATTTGATTATTAGGAACAATTTGAGCTGGCGAAGCCCTACCAGTTCGctgtttaaaattaataaagtgatCATataaacgttttaatatatttttaaaattaattaattacaagttttttataaatagtaaattttttttatataaaaatatgtgtgtgtgtatatataaagAGGATGAAGCTTCATCGAAGCATATTCTTAGGGAAAAAGAACATTTAGAAAAAAAAGGATGAAGATTATTCTGTGGTCACAAATCTGGTTCTGCTTTGAAATCAAAGCATATTCTATTATTCTTCAGGATAAGGGATGATATgggaaaaataattatcaataataGAAGAGACCCTACAACAGACATGCCAGAAGGTTCGTTTGGGCCGATTTTGATTCGGCTTGATTAGAAATTTAGGATTAATTAGGGTCGGACGGActgaaaaattttattctacTTCCAATTTTAATTGTGATCAATGCAGCTTtcgattaaatttaattattatttgaaaaataaaataaaattcttccGATTTAAATTGAATCTGATCAATTttatttcggtttaaaatcgattttaactattataaaaatatgcccaattataacttattttaaatttcaaattagaCCGAAGACTAGAACATGGCCCAGTACATCTAAAATCAACAATCCGATTTGGTTTGAATTATAAATCAAGCTGAGATCGGATTGGTTAAATTCGATACTAAATCGATGAAATTATATACTAGGAATACGATTTCGGTCCCGACTTGAATCAAGATTGGAACCAACAATCTAaaatcttgattttttttttcttttagaaaaCTCATATCGATcgattttcttttatatttttaatatttataaataaatgatatattatacatttaaattataaaaattcatatattctaatatatataaactattaatattgttataattttttaaaaatttcaaacctGTATTAAATCGTAATTAGAATCAAATCAAAACCGTTTTAAACGGTAAGTGATAGACTAGAATTAAGCCGCAGCTGGTCTATAGAGATGCGTTATTTCTAGGGATGTCAGGCGGGCGGGTTTTtacgggtacccgatccgcccaAATCCTATTAGAACGGATTTGGGTTTTTCTaaaacggatttgggcggattcgggtttgaaaaattatacccgtttcggattcgggtagggttcgggattaagtgatcggatacccgttacccgaacccgattcaCTATATAAACATAGCTAACCCTAATCCCTAttcatttttaacattttactcGTGCTTCCCTCTCTTCGTCGCCGCCTCTCTCCCTCGCGTACCTTCCCATAATTCCCAGCCTCTCTCCccttcactgacgactgccggcGGCCTAAtcggcaccggcgacgtctcctttctctccctagagacgataaatcttctctctccccagtcAGCGATGTCTCCTCCTCTCTCCAGTCGGTGACATCTCCCACTTCCTTCACTGACGAGTGCCGGCAGtccggcgacgtctcctttctctccccagtcgacgataaatcttctctctccccgGTCAGTGATTTCTCCTTCTCTCTCGAGCGGCGACATCTCCCACTTTCCAgtcggagacaactcttccctctcctCGGTCGGCATCGGCGACATCTGcttctctctccccagtcggTGACATattctctcccccacttcactgactgCTGGGTTTGCTGGGTTGTATTCTGCACAATCTTTGATTTACAATTTTTGCTGGGTTTGCTGGGATGTATTCTGCAAAATCTTTGATTTACAATTTTTGCTGGGTTTGCTGGGTTGTATTCTGCAAAATCTTTGATTTACAATTTTTGCTGGGTTTGCTGGGTTGTATTCTGCACAATCCTTGATTTACAATTTTTGCTGGGTTTGCTGGGATGTATTCTGCACAATCTTTGATTTACAATTTTTGATAGATTATTTGAtagtttttatcattaaattgaattaaaaaaatcgggttcgggtatccttcgggtattgttaaacggatATGGAACGGATACGGgttttagaattaaaatactaaacggatttgggacgggttcggGAATTGGatatataatcgggttcggatttgggtactctcaattttgcgggtaccctacccgtttacatccctagttATTTCTAAGACTC
This region of Manihot esculenta cultivar AM560-2 chromosome 10, M.esculenta_v8, whole genome shotgun sequence genomic DNA includes:
- the LOC110625222 gene encoding uncharacterized protein LOC110625222 isoform X2 codes for the protein MILIVTVILAMWIVIAIVVAAAAAMIVMAMKVVAIYALGKRRPTQLKQQASNPQTTKQNQEEIRRKESEMEHAPGCPYRGSHIPKNRCRYKCWLASPSLDLDPPMAQRFQTLDREMYMRGYESSEKQKHYW
- the LOC110625222 gene encoding uncharacterized protein LOC110625222 isoform X1, producing MDDLDCDCDFGDVDCDCDCCCCCRCNDCDGDESCRDLCSWDKICCIMCINVDNNNNNNRKHDPHNDTCYHLCCCCCCDDDDYPRKRRPTQLKQQASNPQTTKQNQEEIRRKESEMEHAPGCPYRGSHIPKNRCRYKCWLASPSLDLDPPMAQRFQTLDREMYMRGYESSEKQKHYW
- the LOC110624129 gene encoding uncharacterized protein LOC110624129 — encoded protein: MSPILRTREMSLCSLILFFASISLQFISGTSDDPSSSKNGSKANAHTSSGSNSGRKIVIILLLIFMAVGLFSFFLFKFWQKKKREEQYARLLKLFEEDDELEVELGLRD